One genomic window of Pseudomonas aeruginosa includes the following:
- a CDS encoding fused MFS/spermidine synthase, with product MDTPIERAPLAPDLSQARYAVDLTGLVPAEVAAGLPPLPPNHFYFYPPDPLLEGDGAITAIEDSDPFDQYVYRLRRVLYQGRTRWQNVLIADTYNYDRVLMLDGAIQSAESDESLYHELLVQPAMLAHDEPRDVLIIGGGEGATLREVLSHASVRRAVMVDLDRELVELCREHLFQWHQGAFDDPRCELLAEDGRAYLERDPSLYDVVIIDVVDMLDNGPAQALYTRQFYELLHSRLRPGGVVAVQGLEFSHSDDKPHAALARTLRSVFSRVHSYRATVPSFLSSWGFLLASDWLDTNHWQAEDIDRRIERKLGPLWLDHLDGDYLKACFVMDRETRFLLAQPGPVLEDGVPFVAPPDIEEIEFGPAQLPALART from the coding sequence ATGGATACGCCGATCGAACGCGCCCCGCTGGCTCCCGACCTGAGCCAGGCCCGTTACGCCGTCGACCTCACCGGCCTGGTGCCGGCGGAGGTCGCCGCCGGGCTGCCGCCGCTGCCGCCGAACCACTTCTATTTCTATCCGCCGGACCCGCTGCTGGAAGGCGACGGCGCGATCACCGCGATCGAGGACAGCGACCCCTTCGACCAGTACGTCTACCGCCTGCGCCGGGTGCTCTACCAGGGCCGCACGCGCTGGCAGAACGTGCTGATCGCCGACACCTACAACTACGACCGCGTGCTGATGCTCGACGGCGCGATCCAGAGCGCCGAGAGCGATGAGTCGCTGTACCACGAGCTGCTGGTGCAGCCGGCCATGCTCGCCCACGACGAGCCGCGCGACGTACTGATCATCGGCGGCGGCGAAGGCGCCACCCTGCGCGAGGTGCTGTCCCATGCCAGCGTGCGGCGGGCGGTGATGGTCGATCTCGACCGGGAGCTGGTGGAACTGTGTCGCGAACACCTGTTCCAGTGGCACCAGGGCGCCTTCGACGACCCACGCTGCGAACTGCTCGCCGAGGACGGCCGGGCCTATCTCGAGCGCGACCCGTCGCTCTATGACGTGGTCATCATCGACGTCGTCGACATGCTCGACAACGGCCCGGCCCAGGCTCTCTATACCCGCCAGTTCTACGAGCTGCTGCATTCGCGCCTGCGACCGGGCGGGGTGGTCGCGGTGCAGGGGCTGGAGTTCTCCCACAGCGACGACAAGCCCCACGCGGCCCTCGCCCGCACCCTGCGCAGTGTCTTCTCCCGGGTCCACAGCTACCGCGCCACGGTGCCCTCGTTCCTCTCCTCCTGGGGCTTCCTGCTGGCTTCCGACTGGCTCGACACGAACCACTGGCAGGCCGAGGACATCGACCGACGCATCGAACGCAAGCTCGGCCCGCTGTGGCTCGACCACCTCGACGGCGACTACCTCAAGGCCTGCTTCGTGATGGACCGGGAAACCCGCTTCCTGCTCGCCCAACCGGGACCGGTACTGGAAGACGGCGTACCCTTCGTCGCACCGCCGGATATCGAGGAGATCGAGTTCGGCCCGGCACAATTGCCGGCCCTGGCGAGGACCTGA
- the pmrA gene encoding two-component system response regulator PrmA, translating into MRILLAEDDLLLGDGIRAGLRLEGDTVEWVTDGVAAENALVTDEFDLLVLDIGLPRRSGLDILRNLRHQGRLTPVLLLTARDKVADRVAGLDSGADDYLTKPFDLDELQARVRALTRRTTGRALPQLVHGELRLDPATHQVTLSGQAVELAPREYALLRLLLENSGKVLSRNQLEQSLYGWSGDVESNAIEVHVHHLRRKLGNQLIRTVRGIGYGIDQPAP; encoded by the coding sequence ATGAGAATACTGCTGGCCGAGGACGACCTGCTGCTCGGCGACGGCATCCGCGCCGGGCTGCGCCTGGAAGGCGATACCGTGGAATGGGTGACCGACGGCGTGGCCGCGGAGAACGCGCTGGTCACCGACGAGTTCGACCTGCTGGTGCTCGACATCGGACTGCCGCGCCGCAGCGGCCTGGACATCCTGCGTAACCTGCGCCACCAGGGCCGGCTCACCCCGGTGCTGCTGCTCACCGCGCGGGACAAGGTGGCCGACCGGGTCGCCGGGCTCGACAGCGGTGCCGACGACTACCTGACCAAGCCCTTCGATCTCGACGAACTGCAGGCACGGGTGCGCGCCCTGACCCGCCGCACCACCGGTCGCGCCCTGCCGCAACTGGTGCACGGCGAGCTGCGCCTGGACCCGGCGACCCACCAAGTGACCCTGTCCGGCCAGGCGGTGGAACTGGCGCCGCGCGAATACGCGCTGCTGCGCCTGCTGCTGGAGAACAGCGGCAAGGTGCTCTCGCGCAACCAACTGGAGCAGAGCCTCTACGGCTGGAGCGGCGACGTCGAGAGCAACGCCATCGAGGTCCATGTCCATCACCTGCGGCGCAAGCTCGGCAACCAGTTGATCCGCACCGTCCGCGGCATCGGCTACGGCATCGACCAGCCGGCGCCCTGA
- the lldD gene encoding FMN-dependent L-lactate dehydrogenase LldD, whose protein sequence is MIISASTDYRAAAQRKLPPFLFHYIDGGAYAEYTLRRNVEDLSAIALRQRVLKNMSELSLETRLFDETLAMPVALAPVGLTGMYARRGEVQAARAAAAKGVPFTLSTVSVCPIEEVAPAIDRPMWFQLYVLKDRGFMRNALERAKAAGVTTLVFTVDMPVPGARYRDAHSGMSGPYAAPRRILQAMTHPVWAWDVGLLGKPHDLGNISAYRGNPTGLEDYIGWLGANFDPSISWKDLEWIREFWDGPMVIKGILDPEDARDAVKFGADGIVVSNHGGRQLDGVLSSARALPAIADAVKGELAILADSGIRTGLDVVRMIALGADSVLLGRAFVYALAAAGEAGVRNLLELIEKEMRVAMVLTGAKSIGEISADSLVRELGA, encoded by the coding sequence ATGATCATTTCCGCTTCCACCGACTACCGCGCCGCCGCCCAACGCAAGCTGCCGCCGTTCCTCTTCCACTACATCGACGGCGGCGCCTACGCCGAGTACACCCTGCGCCGCAACGTCGAGGACCTGTCGGCCATCGCCCTGCGTCAGCGGGTGCTGAAGAACATGTCCGAGCTGAGCCTGGAAACCCGCCTGTTCGACGAGACCCTAGCGATGCCGGTGGCGCTCGCCCCGGTCGGTCTCACCGGCATGTATGCCCGCCGCGGCGAGGTCCAGGCGGCGCGCGCGGCGGCGGCGAAGGGCGTACCCTTCACCCTGTCGACGGTATCGGTGTGCCCGATCGAGGAGGTCGCCCCGGCCATCGACCGGCCGATGTGGTTCCAGCTCTACGTGCTGAAGGACCGCGGCTTCATGCGCAACGCCCTGGAGCGGGCCAAGGCCGCCGGCGTCACCACCCTGGTGTTCACCGTCGACATGCCGGTCCCCGGCGCCCGCTACCGCGACGCCCATTCCGGCATGAGCGGCCCCTACGCCGCGCCGCGCCGCATCCTGCAAGCCATGACCCACCCGGTCTGGGCCTGGGACGTCGGCCTGCTGGGCAAGCCCCACGACCTCGGCAACATTTCCGCCTACCGCGGCAACCCGACCGGACTGGAGGACTACATCGGCTGGCTGGGCGCCAACTTCGACCCGTCGATTTCCTGGAAGGACCTGGAGTGGATCCGCGAGTTCTGGGACGGCCCGATGGTGATCAAGGGCATCCTCGACCCGGAGGATGCCAGGGATGCGGTGAAGTTCGGCGCCGACGGCATCGTCGTCTCCAACCACGGCGGGCGCCAGCTCGACGGCGTGCTGTCCAGCGCCCGCGCGCTGCCGGCGATCGCCGATGCGGTGAAGGGCGAACTGGCGATCCTTGCCGACTCCGGCATCCGCACCGGTCTCGACGTGGTGCGGATGATCGCCCTCGGCGCCGACAGCGTGCTGCTCGGCCGCGCCTTCGTCTACGCCCTGGCCGCCGCCGGCGAGGCCGGGGTGCGCAACCTGCTCGAACTGATCGAAAAGGAAATGCGCGTGGCCATGGTCCTCACCGGGGCCAAGTCGATCGGCGAGATCAGCGCCGACTCGCTGGTCCGCGAACTGGGCGCCTGA
- a CDS encoding FAD-binding and (Fe-S)-binding domain-containing protein translates to MSLPIPFLKTVERLIPRERRFDDPLSTLAFGTDASFYRLIPKLVLRVESEDEVAAILSAAYREQVPVTFRAAGTSLSGQAISDSVLLVLGDNWNGREIRADGAQIRLQPGVIGAQANAWLAPFGRKIGPDPASINACKIGGIVANNASGMCCGTAQNSYHTLAGLRLLLADGTRLDSEDPASVAAFRASHGELLERLAELGRETRANAELAAKIRHKYRLKNTTGLSLNALVDYNEPLDILTHLMVGSEGTLGFISAVTYDTVPEHPHKASALLVFPTVETCCTAVAVLKRQPVSAVELLDRRSLRSVENMQGMPEWVKSLSAGACALLIESRAASRTLLHEQLGRIMASIAEYPLEKQVDFSEDPAVYNQLWRIRKDTFPAVGAVRETGTTVIIEDVTFPVERLAEGVNRLIELFDKHRYDEAILFGHALEGNLHFVFTQGFDSPEQIARYSAFMDDVAHLVAVEYGGSLKAEHGTGRNMAPFVELEWGEDAYRLMWQLKRLLDPRGILNPGVVLSDDPQSHLKNLKPLPAADEIVDKCIECGFCEPVCPSRGLTLTPRQRIVLWRDIQAKKRAGVDTTALERDYRYQGIDTCAATGLCAQRCPVNINTGELIRKLRGADARYAGGATWLARNFAGAMRAARFALLAADGARRLLGAPLLARASRGLSQASGGRVPQWTPALPQPVRLAPPPAPLDDERPRVVYLAACVSRAMGPAFGDEEREPLLDKTRRLLEKAGYQVVFPDNLDNLCCGQPFASKGYAKQADDKRDELLAALLQASRGGLDPIYCDTSPCTLRLVQGLDDPRLQIHDPVKFIRSHLLDRLEFIPQDKPVAVHVTCSTQHLGESQALIDLVGRCTRKVVIPEGIHCCGFAGDKGFTTPELNAHSLRSLKDAVQFCEEGVSTSRTCEIGLSEHGGIDYRGVVYLVDRVTQAKGAPR, encoded by the coding sequence ATGAGCCTGCCGATTCCCTTTCTCAAGACCGTCGAGCGGCTGATACCGCGCGAACGCCGCTTCGACGACCCGCTGTCGACCCTGGCCTTCGGCACCGACGCCAGTTTCTACCGGTTGATCCCCAAGCTGGTGCTGCGCGTCGAAAGCGAGGACGAGGTCGCCGCGATCCTATCCGCCGCCTACCGCGAGCAGGTCCCGGTGACCTTCCGCGCCGCCGGCACCAGCCTCTCCGGCCAGGCCATCAGCGACTCGGTGCTGCTCGTCCTCGGCGACAACTGGAACGGCCGGGAAATCCGCGCCGACGGCGCGCAGATCCGCCTGCAGCCGGGTGTCATCGGCGCCCAGGCGAACGCCTGGCTGGCGCCGTTCGGCCGCAAGATCGGTCCCGACCCGGCCTCGATCAACGCCTGCAAGATCGGCGGCATCGTCGCCAACAACGCCAGCGGCATGTGCTGCGGCACCGCGCAGAACAGCTACCACACCCTCGCCGGCCTGCGCCTGCTGCTGGCCGACGGCACCCGTCTGGACAGCGAGGACCCGGCCAGCGTCGCGGCCTTCCGCGCCAGCCACGGCGAGCTGCTGGAACGGCTCGCCGAACTCGGCCGCGAGACCCGCGCCAACGCCGAACTGGCCGCGAAGATCCGCCACAAGTACCGGCTGAAGAACACCACCGGCCTGTCGCTGAACGCGCTGGTCGACTACAACGAGCCGCTGGACATCCTCACCCACCTGATGGTCGGCTCCGAGGGCACCCTCGGCTTCATCAGCGCGGTGACCTACGACACCGTCCCGGAACACCCGCACAAGGCCTCGGCGCTGCTGGTTTTCCCCACGGTGGAAACCTGCTGCACGGCGGTCGCGGTGCTCAAGCGCCAGCCGGTCTCGGCGGTGGAACTGCTCGATCGGCGCAGCCTGCGCTCGGTTGAGAACATGCAGGGCATGCCGGAATGGGTGAAGAGTCTTTCCGCCGGTGCCTGCGCCCTGCTCATCGAGTCCCGCGCGGCGAGCCGCACGCTGCTGCACGAACAGCTCGGGCGGATCATGGCCTCCATCGCCGAATATCCGCTGGAGAAGCAGGTCGACTTCAGCGAAGACCCGGCGGTCTACAACCAGCTCTGGCGCATCCGCAAGGACACCTTCCCGGCTGTCGGCGCGGTGCGCGAGACCGGCACCACGGTGATCATCGAGGACGTCACCTTCCCTGTCGAACGACTGGCCGAGGGAGTCAACCGCCTGATCGAGCTGTTCGACAAGCACCGCTACGATGAGGCGATCCTCTTCGGCCACGCGCTGGAGGGCAACCTGCACTTCGTCTTCACCCAGGGCTTCGACTCGCCCGAGCAGATCGCCCGCTACTCGGCGTTCATGGACGACGTGGCGCACCTGGTGGCGGTGGAGTACGGCGGCTCACTGAAGGCCGAGCATGGCACCGGGCGCAACATGGCGCCGTTCGTCGAACTGGAGTGGGGCGAGGACGCCTATCGCTTGATGTGGCAGCTCAAGCGCCTGCTCGACCCGCGCGGCATCCTCAACCCGGGTGTGGTCCTCAGCGACGACCCGCAGAGCCACCTGAAGAACCTCAAGCCGCTGCCGGCTGCCGACGAGATCGTCGACAAGTGCATCGAGTGCGGTTTCTGCGAACCGGTCTGCCCGTCGCGCGGACTGACCCTAACGCCACGCCAGCGCATCGTCCTGTGGCGCGACATCCAGGCGAAGAAGCGCGCCGGCGTCGACACCACCGCGCTGGAGCGCGACTACCGCTACCAGGGCATCGACACCTGCGCCGCCACCGGCCTATGCGCCCAGCGCTGTCCTGTGAACATCAACACCGGCGAGCTGATCCGCAAGCTGCGCGGCGCCGACGCCCGCTACGCTGGTGGCGCCACCTGGCTGGCGCGCAACTTTGCCGGAGCCATGCGCGCTGCGCGCTTCGCCCTGCTCGCTGCCGACGGCGCCCGGCGCCTGCTTGGCGCGCCCCTGCTGGCCAGGGCCAGCCGCGGCCTCAGCCAGGCCAGCGGCGGCCGCGTGCCGCAATGGACGCCGGCGCTGCCGCAGCCGGTACGCCTGGCGCCGCCGCCCGCCCCGCTCGACGACGAGCGGCCGAGGGTGGTCTATCTCGCCGCCTGCGTCTCGCGTGCCATGGGCCCGGCCTTCGGCGACGAAGAGCGCGAGCCGCTGCTGGACAAGACCCGCCGTCTACTGGAAAAGGCCGGCTACCAAGTGGTGTTCCCGGATAACCTGGACAACCTCTGCTGCGGCCAGCCGTTCGCGTCCAAGGGGTATGCGAAGCAGGCCGACGACAAGCGCGACGAGCTGCTCGCCGCCCTGCTCCAGGCCAGCCGCGGCGGCCTCGACCCGATCTACTGCGACACCAGTCCCTGCACCCTGCGCCTGGTCCAGGGTCTGGACGATCCGCGGCTGCAGATCCACGACCCGGTGAAATTCATCCGCAGTCACCTGCTCGATCGCCTGGAGTTCATCCCGCAGGACAAACCGGTAGCGGTGCACGTCACCTGCAGCACCCAGCACCTCGGCGAGAGCCAGGCGCTGATCGACCTGGTCGGCCGCTGCACCCGCAAGGTGGTGATCCCGGAAGGCATCCACTGCTGCGGCTTCGCCGGCGACAAGGGCTTCACCACGCCGGAACTGAACGCTCACTCCCTGCGCAGCCTGAAGGATGCCGTGCAGTTCTGCGAGGAAGGCGTATCCACCAGCCGTACCTGCGAGATCGGCCTCAGCGAGCACGGCGGGATCGACTACCGCGGGGTGGTCTACCTGGTGGACCGGGTGACGCAGGCGAAGGGCGCGCCTCGGTAG
- the cueR gene encoding Cu(I)-responsive transcriptional regulator, with product MNIGEAAKKSGLTPKMIRYYESIELLRPAGRSASGYRHYNENDLHTLAFIRRSRDLGFSLDEVGKLLTLWQDRQRASADVKALAAQHVRELNRKIEELSTLRDTLQDLVEHCQGDHRPDCPILKDLASGCCH from the coding sequence ATGAACATCGGTGAAGCGGCGAAGAAAAGCGGACTGACGCCGAAGATGATCCGTTACTACGAGTCCATCGAGCTGCTCCGCCCAGCCGGACGCAGCGCCAGCGGCTACCGCCACTACAACGAGAACGACCTGCATACCCTGGCGTTCATCCGCCGTTCGCGGGACCTCGGTTTCTCCCTCGACGAAGTCGGCAAGCTGCTCACCCTCTGGCAGGATCGCCAGCGTGCCAGTGCCGACGTCAAGGCCCTGGCAGCGCAGCACGTGCGCGAGCTGAATCGCAAGATCGAGGAGCTCAGCACCCTGCGCGACACCCTGCAGGACCTGGTCGAGCACTGCCAGGGCGACCACCGCCCCGACTGCCCGATCCTCAAGGACCTGGCGTCTGGCTGCTGCCACTGA
- a CDS encoding lactate permease LctP family transporter, whose protein sequence is MQAWQQLYTPLGSLGLSAAAAVIPIVFFFLALAVFRLKGHIAGSITLALAIAVAIFAFHMPADMAFAAAGYGFLYGLWPIAWIIVAAVFLYKLTVKSGQFEVIRSSVLSITGDQRLQVLLIGFSFGAFLEGAAGFGAPVAITAALLVGLGFNPLYAAGLCLIANTAPVAFGALGIPIIVAGQVTGIDAFKIGAMTGRQLPFLSILVPFWLVFMMDGWRGIRETWPAAIVAGGSFAITQYLTSNFIGPELPDITSALVSLVSLTLFLKVWQPQGASEALAAGGGAAVAGGGFGGQRSVEPSAYSFGEILKAWSPFLVLTVLVTIWTLKPFKALFAPGGELYWLVFNFAIPHLDQLVVKGAPIATSATPIAAVFKFDPISATGTAIFLSALVSMLILRIGTKIGITTFKEVLVELKWPILSIGMVLAFAFVTNYSGMSTTLALVLAGTGAAFPFFSPFLGWLGVFLTGSDTSSNALFSSLQSTTAHQIGVSDTLLVAANTSGGVTGKMISPQSIAVACAATGMVGKESDLFRFTLKHSLIFAALVGLITLAQAYLFTGMLVH, encoded by the coding sequence ATGCAAGCCTGGCAACAACTCTATACCCCCCTGGGCAGTCTCGGCCTGTCGGCCGCCGCGGCCGTCATCCCGATCGTGTTCTTCTTCCTCGCCCTGGCGGTATTCCGCCTCAAGGGCCACATCGCCGGCAGCATCACCCTGGCGCTGGCCATCGCGGTGGCCATCTTCGCCTTCCACATGCCCGCCGACATGGCCTTCGCCGCCGCCGGCTACGGCTTCCTCTACGGTCTCTGGCCGATCGCCTGGATCATCGTCGCCGCGGTCTTCCTCTACAAACTGACGGTGAAGAGCGGCCAGTTCGAGGTGATCCGCAGCTCGGTGCTGTCGATTACCGGCGACCAGCGCCTGCAGGTACTGCTGATCGGCTTCTCCTTCGGCGCCTTCCTCGAAGGCGCCGCCGGTTTCGGCGCGCCGGTGGCGATCACCGCCGCCCTGCTCGTCGGCCTCGGCTTCAATCCGCTCTACGCCGCCGGCCTGTGCCTGATCGCCAACACTGCGCCGGTGGCCTTTGGCGCACTGGGCATCCCGATCATCGTCGCCGGCCAGGTGACCGGCATCGACGCCTTCAAGATCGGCGCCATGACCGGCCGCCAACTGCCGTTCCTGTCGATCCTGGTACCGTTCTGGCTGGTGTTCATGATGGACGGCTGGCGCGGCATCCGCGAAACCTGGCCGGCCGCCATCGTCGCCGGCGGCAGCTTCGCCATCACCCAGTACCTGACGTCCAACTTCATCGGCCCGGAGTTGCCGGACATCACCTCAGCACTGGTCAGCCTGGTCTCCCTGACCCTGTTCCTCAAGGTCTGGCAGCCGCAGGGCGCCAGCGAAGCGCTCGCCGCAGGCGGCGGCGCGGCCGTGGCCGGTGGCGGCTTCGGCGGGCAACGCAGCGTCGAACCGTCCGCCTACAGCTTCGGCGAGATCCTCAAGGCCTGGTCGCCGTTCCTGGTGCTCACCGTACTGGTGACCATCTGGACCCTGAAACCTTTCAAGGCCCTGTTCGCCCCGGGCGGCGAGCTCTACTGGCTGGTGTTCAACTTCGCCATCCCGCACCTCGACCAACTGGTGGTCAAGGGCGCGCCGATCGCCACCAGCGCCACGCCGATCGCGGCAGTATTCAAGTTCGACCCGATCTCCGCCACCGGCACGGCGATCTTCCTCTCGGCGTTGGTATCGATGCTCATCCTGCGCATTGGAACGAAAATTGGTATTACCACTTTCAAGGAAGTCCTGGTGGAGCTGAAGTGGCCGATCCTGTCCATCGGCATGGTCCTGGCCTTCGCCTTCGTCACCAACTACTCGGGCATGTCCACCACCCTGGCCCTGGTCCTGGCCGGTACCGGCGCGGCGTTCCCGTTCTTCTCGCCGTTCCTCGGCTGGCTGGGGGTATTCCTGACCGGTTCGGATACGTCCTCCAACGCCCTGTTCAGTTCCCTGCAGTCGACCACCGCGCACCAGATCGGGGTCAGCGACACCCTGCTGGTGGCCGCCAATACCAGCGGCGGCGTGACCGGCAAGATGATCTCCCCGCAATCCATCGCCGTGGCCTGCGCCGCGACCGGGATGGTCGGCAAGGAATCCGACCTGTTCCGCTTCACCCTGAAGCACAGCCTGATCTTCGCCGCGCTGGTCGGACTGATCACCCTGGCCCAGGCATACCTATTCACCGGCATGCTGGTGCACTGA
- the speD gene encoding adenosylmethionine decarboxylase, with product MAIQPLRLDPITVLGKQLVIELFDCVDQRFDDIQWIEESMLEAARQANATIITSAFHKFSPIGISGVVVIAESHLAIHTWPEYGYAAVDVFTCGDVLDGAQAVRVLSERLGSRRHLISSMDRGLGGHRLGLLSRSLAGNGPVDEDSPTLRWALGQGTGVA from the coding sequence ATGGCAATTCAACCGTTGCGACTCGATCCGATCACCGTGCTCGGCAAGCAACTGGTCATCGAGCTGTTCGACTGCGTCGACCAGCGCTTCGACGATATCCAGTGGATCGAGGAAAGCATGCTCGAGGCCGCCCGCCAGGCCAACGCCACCATCATCACCTCGGCGTTCCACAAGTTCAGCCCGATCGGCATCTCCGGCGTGGTGGTGATCGCCGAATCGCACCTGGCGATCCATACCTGGCCGGAGTACGGCTATGCCGCGGTCGACGTGTTCACCTGCGGCGACGTACTCGATGGCGCCCAGGCCGTGCGCGTGCTCAGCGAACGCCTGGGCAGCCGTCGGCACCTGATCTCGAGCATGGACCGCGGCCTCGGCGGCCATCGCCTGGGGCTGCTCAGCCGCAGCCTGGCCGGCAATGGCCCGGTCGACGAAGACAGCCCGACCCTGCGCTGGGCGCTGGGCCAGGGCACGGGGGTGGCCTGA
- a CDS encoding FCD domain-containing protein — translation MEFGQVRQRRLSDDIVAQLEAMILEGTLKSGERLPAERVLAEQFGVSRPSLREAIQKLVAKGLLVSRQGGGNYVTESLGATFSDPLLHLLEGNPEAQRDLLEFRHTLEGSCAYYAALRATSLDHQRLTEAFEALQACYARNDQVSAEEGAADARFHLAIAEASHNTVLLHTIKGLFDLLRRNVVTNIGGMYAQRTETRAQLMEQHQRLYDAIISGQAELAREVSNQHIHYVQEVLAEVQEEARRMKRSQRRRSVQEE, via the coding sequence ATGGAATTTGGTCAGGTCAGGCAGCGCCGTCTGTCGGATGACATCGTTGCGCAACTGGAGGCGATGATCCTGGAGGGCACGCTGAAGTCCGGCGAGCGGCTGCCCGCCGAGCGCGTGCTTGCCGAGCAGTTCGGGGTTTCCCGGCCGTCGCTGCGCGAGGCGATCCAGAAACTGGTGGCGAAGGGGCTGCTGGTTAGCCGCCAGGGTGGCGGCAACTATGTGACCGAATCGCTGGGTGCGACTTTCAGCGATCCGCTGCTGCACCTGCTGGAAGGTAACCCGGAGGCCCAGCGCGACCTGCTGGAGTTTCGCCACACGCTGGAAGGGTCCTGTGCCTACTACGCGGCGCTGCGTGCGACCTCCCTCGATCACCAGCGCCTGACCGAGGCCTTCGAGGCGCTCCAGGCCTGCTATGCGCGCAACGACCAGGTCAGCGCGGAAGAGGGCGCCGCCGACGCGCGCTTCCACCTGGCGATCGCCGAGGCCAGCCACAACACCGTGCTGCTGCACACCATCAAGGGCCTGTTCGACTTGTTGCGGCGCAACGTGGTGACCAATATCGGCGGGATGTACGCGCAGCGCACGGAAACCCGCGCGCAACTGATGGAGCAGCACCAGCGCCTATACGACGCGATCATCAGCGGTCAGGCGGAGCTGGCTCGGGAGGTGTCCAACCAGCACATCCACTATGTGCAGGAGGTCCTGGCGGAGGTCCAGGAAGAGGCGCGCAGGATGAAGCGCTCGCAGCGCCGTCGCAGCGTGCAGGAAGAATAG
- the pmrB gene encoding two-component system sensor histidine kinase PmrB, with protein MSRAAVPSVRRRLLVNLLVGFVLCWLSVAALTYHLSLKQVNRLFDDDMVDFGEAALRLLDLATEDQAGEDGSITEIIERSREAIQGLPLLRRESALGYALWRDGQPLLSSLNLPPEITAQGPGFSTVEAQGTHWRVLQLNIDGFQIWISENLIYRQHTMNLLLFYSLFPLLLALPLLGGLVWFGVARGLAPLREVQAEVQQRSARHLQPIAVEAVPLEIRGLIDELNLLLERLRTALEAERRLTSDAAHEIRTPLASLRTHAQVALRSEDPKAHARGLLQVSRSVERISTLMEQILLLARLDGDALLEQFHPVNLATLAEDVLSELARQAIDKDIELSLHQETVHVMGIDLWLKAMVGNLVGNALRYTPAGGQVEIRVENRAQHAVLRVRDNGPGVALEEQQAIFTRFYRSPATSSGEGSGLGLPIVKRIVELHFGSIGLGKGLEGKGLEVQVFLPKTQPDATRPPARGPDSGRSHI; from the coding sequence ATGTCCCGTGCCGCCGTCCCCTCCGTCCGCCGGCGCCTGCTGGTCAACCTGCTGGTCGGCTTCGTGCTGTGCTGGCTGAGCGTGGCGGCGCTGACCTACCACCTCTCGCTGAAGCAGGTGAACCGCCTGTTCGACGACGACATGGTGGACTTCGGCGAAGCCGCCCTGCGCCTGCTCGACCTTGCCACCGAAGACCAGGCCGGCGAGGACGGCTCCATCACCGAGATCATCGAACGCAGCCGCGAAGCGATCCAGGGTCTGCCCCTGCTGCGCCGCGAAAGCGCCCTCGGCTACGCCCTGTGGCGCGACGGCCAGCCGCTGCTGTCGAGCCTCAACCTGCCGCCGGAGATCACGGCCCAGGGCCCCGGCTTCAGCACCGTGGAAGCCCAGGGCACCCACTGGCGGGTGCTCCAGCTGAATATCGACGGCTTCCAGATCTGGATCAGCGAAAACCTGATCTACCGCCAGCACACCATGAACCTGCTGCTGTTCTACTCGCTGTTCCCGCTGCTGCTGGCGCTGCCGTTGCTCGGCGGCCTGGTCTGGTTCGGCGTTGCCCGCGGCCTGGCGCCGCTACGCGAAGTGCAGGCCGAGGTCCAGCAGCGCTCCGCGCGACACCTGCAGCCGATCGCGGTGGAGGCGGTGCCGCTGGAGATCCGCGGCCTCATCGACGAACTCAACCTCCTGCTGGAGCGTCTGCGCACCGCCCTCGAGGCCGAACGCCGACTGACCAGCGACGCCGCCCATGAGATCCGCACGCCACTGGCCAGCCTGCGCACCCATGCCCAGGTCGCGCTGCGTTCGGAAGACCCCAAGGCCCACGCCCGCGGCCTGCTGCAAGTCAGTCGCAGCGTCGAGCGGATCAGCACCTTGATGGAGCAGATCCTGCTCCTCGCCCGCCTCGACGGCGACGCCCTGCTGGAGCAATTCCACCCGGTCAACCTCGCCACCCTGGCCGAAGACGTACTCTCCGAACTGGCGCGCCAGGCCATCGACAAGGACATCGAGCTGTCGTTGCACCAGGAGACCGTGCACGTGATGGGCATCGACCTGTGGCTGAAGGCGATGGTCGGCAACCTGGTGGGCAACGCCCTGCGCTACACACCGGCCGGGGGCCAGGTCGAGATCCGCGTCGAGAATCGCGCCCAGCACGCCGTGCTGCGGGTGCGCGACAACGGCCCCGGGGTCGCCCTGGAAGAGCAGCAGGCGATCTTCACCCGCTTCTACCGCAGCCCCGCCACCAGCAGCGGCGAGGGCAGCGGCCTGGGCCTGCCGATCGTCAAGCGCATCGTCGAACTGCACTTCGGCAGTATCGGCCTGGGCAAGGGACTGGAGGGCAAAGGTCTGGAAGTGCAGGTGTTCCTGCCGAAGACCCAGCCGGACGCGACGCGGCCGCCGGCCAGAGGTCCGGACAGCGGGCGGTCACATATCTGA